DNA from Rhizobacter sp. J219:
AGGATAGCGCGAGGCCTGTTGTTCAGGGAGTTCTCGATGGCGGTGAGCTGAGCCTGAGTGACGGTGCTCAGATCCATGCCTTTGGGCAGGTACTCGCGGATGAGGCCATTGGCGTTTTCGTTGGATCCGCGCTGCCATGGGCTGTGCGGGTCACAGAAGAAGATGTCCATGTGCAGCCGCTTGGCCAGCGTTTCGTGCTGAGCCATCTCGCTGCCTTGGTCATAGGTGAGGGTCTTGCGCAGGCTGGGCGGCAAGCGACGTAGCCGCTTGGTGAAGCCCTCGAGCACAGAAGTGGAGCCGAAGTCATCGAGCTTGACCAGCATGACGCGACGACTGATGCGCTCCACGAGGGTGCCGATGGCAGAGGCGTTGCGAGCGCCCTTCATGAGATCGCCCTCCCAGTGCCCAGGCGTGATGCGGGCGGCGACCTCGGGCGGGCGCAGGGCGATGGAAGTCATATTGGGCAAGGTGGTTCGCTTGGAGCCTCGGGCTCGGGGCATGCGGCCAGCCCGGCTCCTGCGAAGCATCTTGATCAGCTCCGTGCGCAATGTGCCACGAGGCTGGGCGTAGATGGCGCAATAGATGGTCTCGTGGGAGACGTAGTCAGGGTGTTTCATGATCTTGAGCCTGCCGGCGATCTGCTGCGGAGACAGGCGCAGGCGCATGCCGGCCTTGACCAAGCGCCACAGGCGACTACTCCCAGAGGGGCACAGCTTGCGGCGCAGCCGGCCAGCTCGCTTGCGAGCGGCGACACAGGCACGCTGGCCGAAGAGTGCGACGTAGCGATCGAATCCGTAGACCTTGGCACGCTTGACCTCGCGAGAGACGGTGGACGGGCTGACGCCCAATACTCTAGCGGCGGAGCGCTGGCTGTGGCCCAGGATGAGCAGGGCGTCTAGAGCAAGCCGATTGGCTTCTGTGAGATGGCTGTATTGAGTTCCCATGTGCAGCACCTTAAGGTACGGGTGTTGCACTTCAAATCTGAGACTGCCCTGCAGCCTAACGTTGGAGATGAGGCGCAGACACCGGCGGCACGGCGCAGGCAAAAGCGCCAGAGCGTTGTACGCCGGTGGCTGTCGCCTCGATTGACTGGTTAGGCCGCATTGTTGGCATGACTCGATTGATGGGGTCGGTGCGGGAGACTAGATAGCTGCCTACTCTGCACAGCGTATCTCTGGAAGAGAGGCTACTCGCTGCAACCCTCTTTGAGAAAGGACAGCTGAACCTCGGGTTGCGCTCTCGCAAGCAACTCACGGCGGAACTGCTCGACCTTGGCTGGCGGTGTTGTAGTGCAGGTGAGGATAAGAACATAGCCTGCCTTTACACGAACGACTTCATCTACTGCTGTCGTTGCAAGCTCCGACTTAATTGCGCCCACTTGATACGACTTCGGGAGGATGCGTACTTCGACGCTTGGTGCCTTACTGCACCCCACAAGCGCAAGCAGAGCAACTGCGGAGACTTTCCAGGTGATTCGCATATGCGGCCTAACGTTTGACATGAGAGGCGGCGCCCGGCTTGCCGGGTGACGTCCTCTCGATGGAAGGGTTAGACGCCGCCGCTCGCACGATGGACCTCGGTGCTTCGCTGACGAGCCTGAACCTCAAAGTGGTTGTACCAGTACGGACTGCGGCCATGAAGTAGCTGCCCAAGGCCTGAAAGCCCGTAGGCAAGGAAGAAGACCGGGCCCCAGCGCTCGTATTGCTCAACGTGGACTCGCTCATGTGGGCCGATACGGAAAAGCTCTTCTTCGCTGACAGCCAGGATGACCTGGCCGAAAACAATGCCACGAAAGGGCAACGAACGAGCAAGCTTGCCGCAACTGGCTTGACTCTGGCGATAGGTGACTTCCAGTGCGCCCTGACGCCAAGCTGCCTTGCCACCGAGTGCCAAAGGAATGGTTGCCAGTAGCAGGCCGATCGCGGAGCACGGTGCAGCCCAAAGCATCTTTGCGACGACGAGCCAGGGCATTCAGCGGCGTCTAACGTTTGACATGAGAGGCCCGACCCGGCTTGCCGGGGCGGGTCCTCTCGATGGAAGGGTTAGGCGGCGCTATTCGCACAGCCCGGACTTGCATTTTGCGTTGGGTGGCGCCGCTGGCAAGCAAACGTACCTCACCAGCACGTGCTACGAAGCAGCGGGTGCTCGCACGGCCTGCTTTGCCTGGCGCGACAGCGCGAGGCTGATGCGCGACTACTGGCTTGCCTCTCGATGAGAGGGTTACGTGCGGTTCTCATTGCTTGCGTCAGGCTCTACCCCGGGAGCCAGCTCGTAGTGACCTTCCGTAAGCCGGGTGCGAGCTTCTTCAATCTGTTCTTGATACGTGGGCTGAAATGGGGCAACCAGAGCCTTATCTAGCTGACCAGAAATGCGCATGAACGCTACGAACTCAGCGTTGTTTTGCATACGGAATAGATTTGTTTCGTGGAAGCGTGCAAAGAACTCAAACAGAACGAGTGCCTCATCGTCTGACAGGTTGATGTTTATGCCGTTTGACATGGCGATGTGATGACAAGTGCTGGTCGACCGACGCTTCTTGTGGCGACGCCTAACGTTTGACATGGCGATGTGATGACAAGTGCTGGTCGACCGACGCTTCTTGTGGCGACGCCTAACGTTTGACATGAGAGGCGGCGCCCGGCTTGCCGGGCGACGTCCTCTCGATGGAAGGGTTGGGCGTCATGTTGCGCATGGCACTCTCACTCTACAGCCGCGCCTCTTTCGGCCAGGAGAGCACGAAGAATTGAGCGATGGCAGCGTGCTTCGACTTCGCAGTAGCAACCGATTGAGAAGTCGCTGCTGTGAGAAAGCTTGGCCAGCAATTCAAGCAAATGGCTCGCTTCTGGCGCAGACATTTCGGTCTTGTACTTCTTGGTGAACTTGGCCCACTCGGCCGCGTTTTCTGCCTGCTGACCAAGCTTCATCGTTTCGACGCTGGGCGCGAGGTTTGGAAACCATACGTCATACCAGTTCTGTGAGGAGAACTCAGTCTTCGGGACTCCGCGGGGAGGGCGACGGACGGTGCCAATGCGGATGCCTTCACCCTGGATGCGCGCGCTACCTAACCGAACTACGCGAACCACCATGGTTGATCCCTGGTCTAGTGACGCTCAACGTGTGACATGAGAGGCGCTGACCGGCTTGCCGGGCAGCGTCCTCTCGATGGAAGGGTTAGGCGTCGGGTTCACTGCTTTCCGATGATTGGCTGAAGATTCTTGCGCGCGCCTTCTTCGAGAAACGCGACACAAAAGTAGGCTTGGCGTGGGATTTCGAACGTTGCCGCTCCAACTTGAAACGAACACCCATCAAGCAAATGCGATCTGGCTAGGAGCTTCAGCCCATAGGTTGTTGAAGTCGCCAAGCCAGAAAGATGCTGCCCGACTCGCCCTCGTACTTGCATGTGCTTGCCCAAGTAGAAGGGTACAAACTCTCCATTTTTCACCTTGATAAGGTGCTTCTTTGCGCGGGATGGATAGGCGCGTGCCGTGGCACCAGGATTGTTTGGTGCCCGTACTGCTCCCCATTGCTGAATGAACTTTGTTAGCTCAACTTCAGTGCGGAAAGGAAACTTCACTTCGATGTAGTAGAGGCCAGGGCCATTCTTAATGTGTTCGAACGCAGCCTCTTTAGCCACCTCAAAAGGGGTTAGCGAGTCTCGGAGCGCCTGACACACCAAGCGAATTGATTCGGGCGTGGAAAGGGTTGCGGCATGAGCTGCCGCGACAGACATAAGCTTCTCGATTTGTCGCATAGCTGATTACGACGCCTAACGTTTGACATGAGAGGCGGCGCCCGGCTTGCCGGGTGACGTCCTCTCGATGGAAGGGTTAGGCGCCGCCATCGCCAGGAAGTATGTCGAAGTGAAGGACATCTTCTCGAACTCCGAGCTTCGTGTAGAGGCTGATCGCCGGATCGTCGCCATGATCTGCCTGAACGAAGATGACGTAGGCGCCTAGGGTTTTGGCCAACTTCTTGAGTTCTTGAATCATTGCTGTCGCAATGCCTTGGCGGCGATGGCTTTCTAGTACAGCCAGATCGTAGATGTAGATCTCTGAGCGAGCCTGCTCGAACTTGGGAAGTACATATGCCGCGAGACCGCCGATGACCTTTGCTTCAGAAAGCGCTGCAACAGCGATGAAAGTCGGGCTTGAGAGCAGCTCCTTGAGATAGGTGTCCGTTGGCTGCTGCTGGGTGTACGTCGGCTTGTCTTCGAAGGCCTCGCCAAATGCGGCAAGCATTTCCCGCATTGTTTGAATGTCAGAGCTGCCAAGGGCTCGAACGCTATAAGTCTCTGATTTCATTTCCGAAGCGCTCAGCGGCGCCTAACGTTTGACATGAGAGGCTCGCCCCGGCTTGCCGGGGCGAGTCCTCTCGATGGAAGGGTTGGGCGTCATGCATCGCGAGGGAGGCATATGCTTTTCGCGCCTAGCTCTAGAAGTCTAGGAAGCTTTGACGCTTTCAAGAAGTTCTTATCGGAGGTTATGAACACATCATTTCCATGGTGGATGTGGCACCACATGGTGTGAACGTCGCAGGTGCGGTTGAGCCAAGTGCGAAAGACAGCGGAATTGTCTTTCTCGGCAGCAATGTCGATGACCTTTGCATCGCCAAAAAGAACTTCTTCAATCTGCCTCGCCAGGCCAACCATTTCTTCGTTGGCCCAGATGCAGCGGTCCCAAAAGGTGACGTCCCATATGAGCATGGGACTCAAGCGGGGAAGCTGCGCAATTCCGGCTTGTAGAAGAAGTTCCTCAAAGAGGTCGTATCGATCAGGCTGTATTCCGCGTTGCCTCATCTCTGAGGCGCCGATCTCAACGACGTAGGCTTCGTAGAGCCCTGATGCGATAGCGGCTCTCAACGGCGCAACCTCAGCGGAATCGTTCGCCAAGTCGATGATGACGTTGTGATCCAGAGTGGCCTTCATGACGCCCAACGTTTGAGATGAGAGGCGGCGCCCGGCTTGCCGGGTGACGTCCTCTCGATTGAAGGGTTAGGCGCTCCAGTTATACGGCAGGGCCTTGGCTGACTCGACCCAGGCTTGAAGCCTGAAGTTTTGGCGCTCGAATTCCTCCAGGAACGCGCCGAAATCTGGGGCAACCAAGGAGAACTTTGGTGAGGACCGAGAAACGTAGTGGATGCTTCCGTTCTCTGGAGAAAACGAATAGAAATTCCCGAGGTCATCTTGTGCGAAGAATACGTGACCCTTGAGTTGACCCCGATCGATGGTCTTGAACCATTCCTTCCTAAGACTGAACTCTTCATTGAAGTCTCCGTATCCGGCCTGTAGCAACCAAGTTTTCAGGTCTGATGGCAAGGTGCATTTCACTTCTTGCTCGACGTTGGCGATGTCTTGCTCAGACACGGCGGCATACGGTTCGAACATTGGCTTCGACCCGAACAATCGCTTCCGCTTGGCGGAAAGAATGCGATTGGTGAGTGTTTGCATTGTTCAGAGCGCCTAACGTTTGACATGAGAGGCATGACCCGGCTTGCCGGGGCATGTCCTCTCGATGGAAGGGTTAGGCCGCACTCGCATCACTTGCAGGCCCCTTAAAGTTTATGGAGAGGATTTTCTTGCCTGTGGAGTCCCGAGTGGCAACCGCCATTGCATCCTTGCCTTCCACTATGGCCTTTCCCCAGGAGACCTCAACATTCCCGATGCGACCATGCCGGAGATCGAAGCGGCCAATCTCGACGGAGCATGGACCGACCATCCGAATCTTCGTCACTAGACGCAGCATCGTTGGTTCCAGCTTTTTCATGAACAGAGCGCCGGGTGTTCCTTGGGCGGGCGGCGTCCACTCAAGCTCAAAGAACTTGTGCTCATCTGTGGCATTCTCAGTGAGATGCTGTCGCGGATAGTCTGCCGCGAGCAAAAGTTCAACGAGTTGGCGTAACGAGCCAAGCTCTGAGCCGTCATGCTTGTAGAGAAGATTGTCCGGAAAGGTGGTTACCAAGTCCGGCATAAGACCGTCATCTAAGCCGGTAGTGACCGTCACTTTCGTAGGAGTGACTCTCACTGATTTCAGCCAAAGAGAACTGCTCGGACTAAGCCGTTCTTTGAGGGCTGCTTCATCAAGCTCTTCAAGCGTGAACGTGTCGATGCCGTACGTCTTGGCTACGGCAAGTGCTTCAGGGGAAAAGCCGGAACGAGATGCCAGCATGAGAGCATTTGTGTCTAGCCTCTCGTGCTTTGCTTTCATCTGCTCTACCCACTGCACGTCGGCGATACGCTTGTGATCTCGGCACTCGATACAGATCCGAACCTGGTGCCCGCCGACAGACCCTTCAATAGCGACGTCTACTTCTCGCAGAGTCTTTGTTTGGCGATCTCTAAGAAGCTTTGACTCCACGACTTTCGCCCCATCCGCCAAGTTGCAACGGACGAGATAGATGAGCCTTTGAAAGTCGTTCGATCGCTTTGGCATTCGCAAAGGAATTGTGCGGCCTAACGTACTACATGAGAGGCATGCCCCGGCTTGCCGGGGCATGTCCTCTCGATGGGAAAGTTAGGCTGGCAGCCACACAGAGCGGTGGTGGAGCCGAGGAAAGCCGATGCCGCAGGCATGGGCGCTGGTGCTGTATTTGAGCCGTGCATGGCAGGGCGCCCGAACTGGGCTTCTTTCCCAGTCCGGTGGGTGGCAAGTTGATCTAGAACTGGCCTCATATCGCGACTTACAACCTGTCTTTTCGCAAGGACTCAGAAAGTTTGTCGCGCCACAGACGCATGTAGCCAATGCCGCAGAGAACCGATACGAAGATTAAAACGCCAGCGAGCCAAACGGGAAAGGCTGGCCAGACAAATATTAGTAGGCCGACGACGGCGGCTAAGCCAGGACCAAGAACAAACAGTGCCCCCATGCTTGCCTTTAGCGCAGTGACTCTCTCTTTGAGGTGCAGGAGCATACGAAAGCCTAACGTTTGACATGAGAGGCCCGACCCGGCTTGCCGGGGTGGGTCCTCTCGATGGAATAGTTGGGCATCGCGCGTGACATGGCTACTGGCCTCGCCAAGCGCGGACAGCCCGCATTCTCTTGGGGAACCTGCGCGGACTTAGCCAAGCGTCGCGTTCGTCTTGGCAACCGTGCAGGCGTTGGGATGTGCACAGGCCCAGCGCTGCCTTCCGCGGCAGCGCCCAACTTCTGACCATTGAAGCGGCGCGAAGCGCCAACCACTGAGTGGCTTCCACCGGCCGTTCGATGGCATCGCACGGGTGCCGAAGCGTGGCAGTCGCTTCCGTCTTTTCGCCAGGTGCTCCGACGTGACGCCAGAACGACCTTCTTGCCTGTAGGCCAGGGCACGACAGCAAAGTGGACTGAGCCTTGGCACACCGAAGCGCCCGATGACTTTGCGCATGTGAACCGAACCTGAATTTGAAGTGCTGACCGAAGGCTCATAAGCAGCAAGAACTCGCAGGACTACTCGTGATGCTCAACGTTTGACATGAGAGGCCCGGCCCGGCTTGCCGGGGCGGGTCCTCTCGATGGAAGGGTTAGGCATCGCTGATGTTGGATTGCATGTCTCTCTCCCACCCTTTTTGCCATTGCATTGCATCTGGCTGAGAGAACCAACCCTGGATGTATGCGGCGATTTCGCCGGACTCTGGATGATCAGAGTTCTCAATGAATTTGATGGACTCATTCAGACCGGCGCCTACGAAGAACTCAGCACCCATTGAGGAGCCGACATCCATATTGAGGTACTTGGCTTGCCACAACGCGGGAATGTCTTCTGGATTCCCAAGACGGTACAGCAAGAACGCACAACGATAGATTCCTTCGTAGTAGTCACCGTCATCCTCGGCTGTTCTTTCCCAGAGTGCATTGCGGTACTCGACTTCCTTCTGGAAGGCTGCCCGAATTAGGGACGCGACAGGGATAAGTTGCTCACTCAGGAGCAGCTTGTAGAGCGCCTGTCGTTCTGCTGGGTCCGCAACAACAGCCTGAACCTCGGATGAGGCCAATACTGAAGACTGCTTGAACTCCTGGAGTACTTGCTTGGCGCGCATGGCGATGCCTAACGTTTGACATGAGAGGCGGCGCAAGGGCGTAGCCCTTGTGACGTCCTCTCGATGGAAGGGTTAGACGCCACCATGTTGCACCGGGCCACCGTGACTCTTCCAGTGCTCGATGCCACCCTCCAGGAAGGCGGCTCGTAAACCGATCTGCTGTAGCCGCGACACCACCCCTTGGCTTACTTGATGACCGTGCACGCAATAGACCACTATCTGGCCGTCAGTCGGAAGCTCACTTGCCCACGACTCGACTGATTCTGGAAGGCGGCGCAACGAGCCTGGGATCGTGGCTGGACTATCAGCGAATGCCTGCTGTCGACGGACGTCGATCACGATTGGGGGCGCTGGACTCGCCAGGAGTTCACGCAAGTTTTCTACCGAAACAGAATTGGGCATCGTCGCCTCCTTGCCTTGGGTCTGCTCAAACTGCGCGCCCGAATTGTGCGCGATGGGCGTTCCGCAAGTCAGCTCCGCCTCTAGTGGCGTCTAACGTTTGACATGAGAGGCGGCGAAAGGGCGCAGCCCTTTTGACGTCCTCTCGATGGAAGGGTTAGGCATCGCTGCTCGCACCGCACGGCCCCTTGTCGCAGTGACGCCGTGCGCGCCTCTCTGCTACCAGTTGATCATTTCAGAAGAGGCAATATAAATGGCTTCCAAGCCAACATAAATGCCGCTCCGCAAGCAACCGCAACTACGAAGCCCCAGTAGAAGCGCTTCTCGGATGACGAATATTTTTTGTAGGCTTCCTTGTCACCCAGTCTCACCATTTTTCTCCCGATAGAAAGGTTAGGCCGCACGCACCCGCGCCCCGACTACGCGTGCGGAAGTATCTACTTGAACTTGTCGTGATTAACAAGGTGAAAGGTCGGCACCGTGGAGGGTGGGTCTGTAGCCAAGAGCCTCGATGATTTTCGCTGATGCTGCGATGTACTCCAGCGCACGCATCCGGGCGGTCTCAAGCTTGAAGCGCAACACCAGCGATGTGGTTGAGCTGGAGTTGATCGAAGACTTCGTTGGGGGTGAGGAAGCCGAGGATAGCGCGAGGCCTGTTGTTCAGGGAGTTCTCGATGGCGGTGAGCTGAGCCTGAGTGACGGTGCTCAGATCCATGCCTTTGGGCAGGTACTCGCGGATGAGGCCATTGGCGTTTTCGTTGGATCCGCGCTGCCATGGGCTGTGCGGGTCACAGAAGAAGATGTCCATGTGCAGCCGCTTGGCCAGCGTTTCGTGCTGAGCCATCTCGCTGCCTTGGTCATAGGTGAGGGTCTTGCGCAGGCTGGGCGGCAAGCGACGTAGCCGCTTGGTGAAGCCCTCGAGCACAGAAGTGGAGCCGAAGTCATCGAGCTTGACCAGCATGACGCGACGACTGATGCGCTCCACGAGGGTGCCGATGGCAGAGGCGTTGCGAGCGCCCTTCATGAGATCGCCCTCCCAGTGCCCAGGCGTGATGCGGGCGGCGACCTCGGGCGGGCGCAGGGCGATGGAAGTCATAT
Protein-coding regions in this window:
- a CDS encoding IS30 family transposase, with product MGTQYSHLTEANRLALDALLILGHSQRSAARVLGVSPSTVSREVKRAKVYGFDRYVALFGQRACVAARKRAGRLRRKLCPSGSSRLWRLVKAGMRLRLSPQQIAGRLKIMKHPDYVSHETIYCAIYAQPRGTLRTELIKMLRRSRAGRMPRARGSKRTTLPNMTSIALRPPEVAARITPGHWEGDLMKGARNASAIGTLVERISRRVMLVKLDDFGSTSVLEGFTKRLRRLPPSLRKTLTYDQGSEMAQHETLAKRLHMDIFFCDPHSPWQRGSNENANGLIREYLPKGMDLSTVTQAQLTAIENSLNNRPRAILGFLTPNEVFDQLQLNHIAGVALQA
- a CDS encoding signal peptide prediction; amino-acid sequence: MPWLVVAKMLWAAPCSAIGLLLATIPLALGGKAAWRQGALEVTYRQSQASCGKLARSLPFRGIVFGQVILAVSEEELFRIGPHERVHVEQYERWGPVFFLAYGLSGLGQLLHGRSPYWYNHFEVQARQRSTEVHRASGGV
- a CDS encoding DUF488 domain-containing protein gives rise to the protein MVVRVVRLGSARIQGEGIRIGTVRRPPRGVPKTEFSSQNWYDVWFPNLAPSVETMKLGQQAENAAEWAKFTKKYKTEMSAPEASHLLELLAKLSHSSDFSIGCYCEVEARCHRSILRALLAERGAAVE
- a CDS encoding AAC(3)-I family aminoglycoside N-acetyltransferase, which encodes MKSETYSVRALGSSDIQTMREMLAAFGEAFEDKPTYTQQQPTDTYLKELLSSPTFIAVAALSEAKVIGGLAAYVLPKFEQARSEIYIYDLAVLESHRRQGIATAMIQELKKLAKTLGAYVIFVQADHGDDPAISLYTKLGVREDVLHFDILPGDGGA
- a CDS encoding SMI1/KNR4 family protein, translated to MQTLTNRILSAKRKRLFGSKPMFEPYAAVSEQDIANVEQEVKCTLPSDLKTWLLQAGYGDFNEEFSLRKEWFKTIDRGQLKGHVFFAQDDLGNFYSFSPENGSIHYVSRSSPKFSLVAPDFGAFLEEFERQNFRLQAWVESAKALPYNWSA
- a CDS encoding rhodanese-like domain-containing protein, yielding MPNSVSVENLRELLASPAPPIVIDVRRQQAFADSPATIPGSLRRLPESVESWASELPTDGQIVVYCVHGHQVSQGVVSRLQQIGLRAAFLEGGIEHWKSHGGPVQHGGV
- a CDS encoding IS30 family transposase, with product MGTQYSHLTEANRLALDALLILGHSQRSAARVLGVSPSTVSREVKRAKVYGFDRYVALFGQRACVAARKRAGRLRRKLCPSGSSRLWRLVKAGMRLRLSPQQIAGRLKIMKHPDYVSHETIYCAIYAQPRGTLRTELIKMLRRSRAGRMPRARGSKRTTLPNMTSIALRPPEVAARITPGHWEGDLMKGARNASAIGTLVERISRRVMLVKLDDFGSTSVLEGFTKRLRRLPPSLRKTLTYDQGSEMAQHETLAKRLHMDIFFCDPHSPWQRGSNENANGLIREYLPKGMDLSTVTQAQLTAIENSLNNRPRAILGFLTPNEVFDQLQLNHIAGVALQA